In one window of Mycteria americana isolate JAX WOST 10 ecotype Jacksonville Zoo and Gardens chromosome 24, USCA_MyAme_1.0, whole genome shotgun sequence DNA:
- the F2RL3 gene encoding proteinase-activated receptor 4: protein METPGSRQLSHRLVLCCAFWGLCLASPDYDDYSQNSTNEQVTTPEMAPCPRAIPGEKATINNITYLWIHKATRSQLGSVVTVRLIPCLYTLVFLVGLPSNGLALWVLATRAEKLTSTVFLMNLAAADLLLILVLPFKIFYYFLGNNWPFGEGLCRLTTAFFYGNMHCSVLLLTCISVDRYLAVVHPFFSRSFRTPAFAACTCTAIWLCAAVLTLPLTLQQQSYPLYGANITLCHDVLPRHEDDGYYFYYFICLITCAFLAPLVVMLFSYCSVLRALLDSGKRYSYSMKLTALVLFTLVAFYTPSNVLLLVHYSSYNSKLYGNLYISYMVSLAISTFNSCADPFVYYYVSEDFRDKVRRRFFGHRKQNTTSLKTSKETLPQKSSKDSLV, encoded by the exons ATGGAGACCCCCGGGAGCAGACAGCTGTCACACAGacttgtgctgtgctgtgcctttTGGGGACTCTGCCTGGCCTCTCCAGACTACGATG ATTACTCTCAGAACAGCACCAATGAGCAGGTAACGACACCAGAGATGGCACCGTGTCCCCGAGCTATCCCTGGGGAAAAGGCAACCATAAACAACATCACGTACCTGTGGATACACAAGGCCACACGCTCTCAGCTGGGCAGCGTGGTCACAGTGCGGCTCATCCCCTGCCTCTACACCCTCGTCTTCCTGGTGGGGCTGCCTTCAAATGGGCTGGCCCTGTGGGTCCTGGCCACCAGGGCTGAGAAGCTGACCTCCACTGTCTTTCTGATGAACTTGGCTGCAGCAGACCTGCTGCTCATACTGGTGCTGCCCTTCAAGATTTTCTACTATTTCCTGGGGAACAACTGGCCCTTTGGGGAAGGCTTGTGCCGGCTCACTACAGCTTTCTTCTATGGGAACATGcactgctcagtgctgctgctcacGTGTATCAGCGTCGACCGGTATCTGGCTGTGGTGCATCCTTTCTTTTCACGTTCTTTCCGCACTCCTGCCTTTGCTGCCTGCACCTGCACTGCCATCTGGCTCTGTGCTGCCGTCCTCACCCTGCCCCTGACTCTGCAGCAGCAGTCGTATCCCCTGTACGGAGCGAACATCACTCTCTGCCACGATGTTCTCCCCAGGCACGAGGATGACGGGTATTACTTCTACTATTTCATCTGCCTGATCACCTGTGCTTTCCTTGCTCCGCTGGTGGTGATGCTGTTCAGCTACTGCTCAGTATTGCGAGCTCTCCTGGACAGTGGGAAGCGGTACTCCTACTCTATGAAGCTCACAGCTCTCGTGCTGTTCACGCTTGTGGCCTTCTACACACCTAGCAACGTTCTCCTCCTTGTTCATTACTCCAGCTATAACTCCAAGCTGTATGGCAACCTGTATATCAGCTACATGGTGAGCCTGGCCATCAGTACCTTTAACAGCTGCGCTGATCCCTTTGTCTATTACTATGTTTCTGAAGACTTCCGGGATAAGGTGAGAAGGAGATTTTTCggtcacagaaaacagaacaccACATCCCTAAAAACCTCCAAGGAAACACTCCCTCAAAAAAGTTCCAAAGATTCACTGGTGTAA